Proteins from a single region of Gossypium arboreum isolate Shixiya-1 chromosome 1, ASM2569848v2, whole genome shotgun sequence:
- the LOC108481576 gene encoding putative disease resistance protein RGA4 yields MAEAFAAEVAANVLAKLSSAAFQQIGCFWDVQDEFEKLRDVLMAIKAVLVDAEEQQNHNREITLWLQKFKDGCYRVEDLLDEFEIEALRRQVMERGSSRRKVSRFLSGSNSLTFRLRMGRKIKKVKDMLDEIESNKSRFHLLERHHRVRNIIHGQRETYSFVKTSDVIGRDEDKENMVAFLMNPTDGDGEGDDIPVLAIVGIGGIGKTALAQLVFNDERVKTHFWLRIWVCVTEDFDVKQLMIKIIKSATGTTMCKDMNKEELHKVLRDGLKAKRFLIVLDDVWNEDKRKWIELKDLLTIGGQGCKIICTTRSHKVAAITSTVPQYDLEHLSYENSLSLFLRLAFKEGEEVQHKNLVRIGEGIVRKCKGVALAVKTLGSLLCSTRVEYDWELVRDSEIWKLEQKENDILPALKLSYDHLPWHLKQCFAFCSVFPTDFEFNSLQLTLLWMANGFLQSSNENEEPEDIGNRYIHELWSRSFFQQVEEGVFYSTFKMHDLVHDLALSVVQNEVNSFNHCSTGNVRHLWLDASGQGASTLPNNLDRLQSLIISSNEEQKASSESLIADYISRSKHLRVLHLVNSSFEQLPNSIGYLKHLRYLSIYGNGNIERLPISICNLQSLQTLLLGGCRGIEALPKDIRYLISLRTLCITTKQANLQESGIECLSSLRFLRFYACGNLKYLFEDMQRLTALRILVIDECKNLVSLPPGLKYLTALQILVISDCEKLDLCMGQELEGEQAGSLRKLFIRGLPKVVSLPQWILLGSAKTLQQLYIIGLENLSTLPRWFRYLVSLQTLGIVDCPKLLSLPQGMQQLAALKQVGITGCPKLGKRCMKQTGEEWPKIAHVPQLYVSNDLETSIRYDE; encoded by the coding sequence ATGGCCGAGGCTTTTGCAGCTGAAGTAGCAGCGAATGTATTGGCGAAACTGAGCAGTGCTGCTTTCCAACAAATTGGTTGTTTTTGGGACGTCCAAGATGAATTCGAAAAGCTCAGGGACGTGTTAATGGCTATCAAAGCTGTGCTGGTGGATGCGGAAGAGCAACAGAACCATAACAGGGAGATAACCCTTTGGCTACAGAAGTTCAAAGACGGGTGTTACCGAGTAGAAGACTTGTTGGACGAGTTTGAGATCGAAGCACTAAGGCGGCAAGTCATGGAACGTGGGAGCAGTAGGAGAAAGGTAAGCCGTTTCTTGTCCGGCTCGAACTCGTTGACCTTTCGTCTTCGTATGGGACGAAAGATCAAAAAGGTGAAGGACATGTTGGACGAGATCGAAAGCAATAAATCCAGGTTTCATCTCCTCGAGAGACATCATCGTGTTAGGAACATCATCCATGGCCAGAGGGAAACCTACTCGTTCGTGAAGACGTCCGATGTGATCGGTCGCGATGAAGATAAAGAAAACATGGTGGCGTTCTTAATGAATCCAACTGATGGGGATGGCGAAGGGGACGATATCCCCGTCCTCGCAATAGTTGGAATCGGCGGTATCGGAAAAACCGCTCTAGCTCAACTAGTGTTTAATGATGAAAGAGTGAAAACTCATTTCTGGTTGAGAATTTGGGTGTGTGTTACAGAGGATTTTGATGTCAAGCAACTGATGATAAAGATCATTAAATCCGCAACTGGTACTACGATGTGCAAGGACATGAACAAGGAGGAATTGCATAAGGTTTTACGAGACGGTTTGAAGGCTAAAAGGTTTTTGATCGTGTTGGATGATGTATGGAACGAGGACAAGAGAAAATGGATCGAGCTAAAGGATTTGTTAACTATCGGAGGCCAAGGGTGCAAAATAATCTGCACCACTCGTAGCCACAAAGTGGCTGCAATCACAAGCACAGTTCCACAGTATGATTTAGAGCATCTCTCTTATGAAAATTCATTGTCTTTGTTTCTTAGGCTTGCTTTCAAAGAGGGTGAAGAGGTGCAACACAAGAATCTTGTAAGAATTGGGGAAGGAATTGTCAGAAAATGCAAAGGGGTTGCTTTGGCTGTGAAGACATTAGGTAGTTTGCTTTGTTCAACTAGGGTGGAATATGATTGGGAGCTTGTAAGGGATAGTGAGATATGGAAGCTAGAACAGAAGGAAAATGATATTTTGCCTGCTCTGAAACTAAGTTATGATCATTTGCCTTGGCATTTAAAGCAATGTTTTGCTTTCTGTTCAGTTTTTCCGACAGACTTCGAATTCAATAGCTTGCAGTTGACCTTGTTGTGGATGGCGAATGGGTTTCTGCAATCTTCCAACGAAAATGAAGAGCCGGAAGATATTGGGAACCGGTACATACATGAGTTATGGTCAAGATCGTTCTTCCAACAAGTTGAAGAAGGGGTCTTTTATTCCACCTTCAAGATGCATGATCTAGTACATGATCTTGCATTATCGGTGGTACAAAATGAGGTGAATTCATTCAACCATTGTTCGACCGGAAATGTTCGACATTTGTGGTTAGATGCGTCAGGGCAAGGTGCTTCCACGTTGCCAAATAACTTGGACCGTCTGCAGTCACTTATTATCTCGTCAAATGAAGAACAGAAGGCCAGTAGCGAATCACTTATTGCAGATTACATCTCAAGGTCCAAACATCTGAGGGTGCTGCATTTGGTCAACAGTAGTTTCGAGCAATTGCCGAACAGCATAGGTTATTTAAAGCACTTGAGATATTTGAGCATATATGGCAATGGCAACATAGAAAGGCTTCCAATTTCCATTTGCAATTTGCAGAGCTTGCAAACACTTCTTCTTGGCGGATGCAGGGGAATTGAAGCATTGCCCAAAGATATAAGGTACCTGATTAGCCTTAGAACACTATGTATAACTACAAAACAGGCGAATTTACAAGAGAGTGGAATAGAGTGCCTAAGTTCTCTTAGGTTTTTGAGATTTTATGCATGTGGGAACCTAAAATATTTGTTTGAAGACATGCAAAGACTAACAGCCCTTCGGATATTGGTCATTGATGAATGCAAAAACTTGGTTTCATTGCCACCAGGTTTGAAATACCTGACTGCTTTACAGATTTTGGTCATCAGTGATTGTGAGAAGCTTGATCTCTGTATGGGGCAGGAACTTGAAGGGGAACAAGCCGGAAGCCTTCGGAAATTGTTTATTCGAGGATTGCCGAAAGTGGTGTCACTTCCGCAATGGATCCTTCTAGGATCCGCCAAGACTCTGCAGCAGTTGTACATCATCGGGTTAGAGAATCTCTCAACATTACCAAGGTGGTTCCGATATCTCGTGTCGCTTCAAACGCTCGGGATTGTAGATTGCCCAAAGCTGTTGTCTCTACCCCAAGGGATGCAACAGCTTGCTGCACTCAAACAAGTGGGCATCACAGGGTGTCCAAAATTAGGCAAAAGATGCATGAAACAAACTGGTGAAGAGTGGCCTAAAATTGCTCACGTCCCTCAGCTTTATGTCAGCAATGACTTGGAGACCTCAATCAgatatgatgaataa